From one Humulus lupulus chromosome 8, drHumLupu1.1, whole genome shotgun sequence genomic stretch:
- the LOC133794311 gene encoding cysteine-rich receptor-like protein kinase 10 produces the protein MFLLKCSLLAIIVSSLIIQARTEAAAAPGNNGTYISHACKNSTDLKYDSTYESSLEDLLSSLSTAARGKNDFNYATSGRGLRGVVFGLFLCRGDVTSLVCQQCIASASTHLPSLCPANKEAIIWYDKCMLRYSDQPIFNVPSLTPVNFNTSRKHSNDDQFQLLRDSFISGLEVQAAYSHEQSRKFAVGKQNLTSSGSETMYGLVQCTPDLSVADCSKCFLSAKLEIPRCCAGDRSVRLLLPSCYVMYDLEPFFEVTAIETPPPPSPPPSGKTKTSSVVIVISVVVPVIVATLLLVVGCYFLRKRATKKYNALIAQENVKDLTKDVESLQFSFKNIDTATNNFSAYNMLGKGGFGDVYKGMLINGREIAVKRLSKSSGQGAAEFKNEVVLVAKLQHKNLVRLLGFCLEGDEKILVYEYVPNKSLDYFLFDPKKQCELNWSIRCKIIEGIARGILYLHEDSRLKIIHRDLKASNILLDKNMSPKVSDFGMAKMFSVDQTQGNTKRIVGTYGYMAPEYAMEGLYSVKSDVFSFGVLLLEILSGRKNSSFHIGDCAPSLVAYAWQLWNEERVLDLMDPWLKDSCYQNEFMRYIHIALLCVQEDANLRPTMSSVVSTLKSEAPTLSHPERPAFISTRRTSHQEIIAINSFSVNAGMTVSDLLPR, from the exons ATGTTTCTCCTAAAATGCTCATTATTAGCAATTATTGTAAGTTCACTAATTATCCAAGCAAGAACTGAAGCTGCAGCAGCACCAGGTAATAATGGCACTTACATTTCTCACGCCTGTAAAAATTCTACAGACTTAAAATATGACAGCACCTATGAATCCAGCCTCGAAGATCTTCTCTCTAGTCTCTCCACCGCGGCCAGAGGAAAAAACGACTTCAACTATGCAACCTCCGGGCGTGGACTACGCGGCGTAGTGTTCGGCCTATTTCTCTGCCGTGGAGACGTGACCAGCCTCGTCTGCCAGCAGTGCATCGCCAGTGCTTCCACACATTTACCAAGCCTGTGCCCCGCTAATAAGGAGGCCATAATCTGGTACGACAAGTGCATGTTGCGCTACTCTGACCAACCAATCTTCAACGTTCCGAGCTTAACTCCGGTCAATTTTAATACATCGAGAAAGCATAGTAACGATGATCAGTTCCAACTGTTGCGGGATAGCTTCATCAGTGGGTTGGAGGTCCAAGCGGCCTATTCTCACGAGCAGAGCAGGAAGTTCGCGGTGGGGAAACAGAACTTGACCAGTTCGGGTTCAGAGACGATGTACGGATTAGTGCAGTGCACGCCGGACTTGTCAGTGGCTGATTGCAGCAAGTGTTTCCTATCAGCCAAGCTAGAGATTCCAAGATGCTGTGCCGGAGATAGAAGCGTTAGGCTTCTTTTGCCTAGCTGCTATGTTATGTATGATTTAGAACCCTTTTTCGAAGTTACAGCTATCGAGACTCCTCCACCTCCATCTCCTCCCCCTTCAG GAAAGACCAAAACATCATCAGTGGTAATTGTAATTTCTGTTGTGGTTCCAGTTATTGTCGCTACCTTGCTACTTGTCGTTGGGTGCTATTTCCTTCGCAAGAGAGCAACAAAGAAATATAATGCTCTAATTGCCCAAGAAAATG TGAAAGATTTAACGAAGGACGTCGAGTCCCTGCAGTTTAGTTTTAAGAATATCGACACTGCCACAAACAACTTTTCTGCGTATAACATGCTTGGTAAAGGAGGATTTGGTGATGTTTACAAG GGAATGCTTATAAATGGACGAGAAATAGCAGTGAAGAGACTATCCAAGAGCTCAGGACAAGGTGCAGCAGAATTTAAGAATGAGGTTGTACTGGTAGCCAAGCTCCAACACAAAAATCTTGTCAGGCTTTTGGGATTTTGCTTGGAAGGAGACGAGAAAATACTTGTCTATGAATACGTTCCCAACAAAAGCCTTGATTATTTTCTATTTG ACCCCAAGAAACAATGTGAATTAAATTGGTCAATAAGATGCAAAATAATCGAAGGAATTGCTAGAGGAATTCTATATTTGCATGAAGATTCTCGGCTAAAAATTATACACCGTGATTTGAAAGCTAGCAACATCTTACTAGACAAAAATATGAGTCCTAAAGTATCAGATTTTGGCATGGCAAAGATGTTTAGTGTAGATCAAACTCAAGGAAACACCAAAAGAATTGTTGGCACATA TGGTTACATGGCTCCTGAATATGCTATGGAAGGATTATATTCTGTTAAGTCCGATGTTTTCAGCTTTGGAGTTCTGTTGCTTGAGATTCTAAGTGGTAGGAAGAACTCTAGCTTTCATATTGGGGATTGTGCACCAAGCCTCGTAGCATAT gCTTGGCAACTATGGAATGAAGAAAGAGTGTTGGACTTGATGGATCCGTGGTTGAAAGATTCGTGTTATCAAAATGAATTCATGAGATACATACACATTGCTTTATTGTGCGTTCAAGAAGATGCAAACTTGAGGCCTACCATGTCATCTGTTGTTTCAACGCTCAAAAGTGAAGCTCCCACTCTTTCTCATCCTGAACGACCTGCTTTTATTTCCACTCGACGTACTAGTCACCAAGAAATAATAGCTATTAATAGTTTCTCTGTCAATGCTGGAATGACAGTTTCTGATTTGCTGCCGAGATGA
- the LOC133794312 gene encoding syntaxin-81-like codes for MSKVRDRTEDFKDAVRRTAVSLGYDESKLATILANFIIHKPRQRSAFTRGALKILESIKTLEQFMLKHHKDFVDLHRTTEQERDSIEHEVGAFIKACQDQIDVLKNSINDEETNSTGWLGIRVDKYNADTVAHKHGVVLSLSEKLHSVTSQFDGTASTTSNRPSF; via the exons ATGTCAAAAGTTAGAGACAGGACTGAGGATTTTAAAGATGCCGTGAGGCGCACTGCTGTTTCTTTGGGATATGATGAG TCTAAATTGGCCACCATTTTGGCAAATTTTATTATCCACAAGCCTCGCCAAAGATCAGCTTTTACTAGAGGCGCACTGAAAATA CTTGAGAGCATTAAAACACTAGAACAGTTTATGTTGAAACATCATAAAGATTTTGTGGATCTACATCGCACTACTGAGCAGGAGAGAGATAGCATTGAGCATGAA GTTGGTGCCTTTATTAAAGCATGCCAAGATCAAATTGATGTTTTAAAAAACAGCATAAATGATGAAGAAACAAATTCAACGGGCTGGCTTGGCATTCGGGTTGATAAATATAATGCTGATACTGTAGCACACAAACATGGGGTG GTTTTGAGTTTGAGTGAGAAGCTTCACTCTGTGACCTCACAATTTGATGGcaccgcctccaccacctccaacagACCAAGCTTTTGA